DNA from Parageobacillus thermoglucosidasius:
TCGCTTCATCTAATGTTCCATAACAGGCGACTTGCAAACTATCTTTGGAGATTCTGCTTCCCCCTAAAAGACCTGTCTCCCCTTTATCTCCTTTTTTTGTATATATGGCCATTTATTTGTTCCTCCTCTATCCATTGATTTCCACAGAGTCGACAATGGCTACTATTGCGGAATCGATGGAGGAAGTGGACGTACCAAATACATATCCAGCAGATTCACCGTTTGTTACAATGACGTATTCCCCTGTCCCTGCACCGACCGAGTCAACAGCAATTTCAATGCTGTCAAGTTTTTCTCCTTCTTTATTCACCTTTTGTACAATTAATAACTTTTTGCCAACAAGGTCATCGTTTTTCCTAGTAGCAACGACACTTCCCACGACGATTCCGATATACACGGATGATCACCTTCACCTATCTGTCTTGGATAATATCGACACCTAATTCTTTGGCTGTCTCTAAAGCAAGAGGACTTATAATAGTCGTTTTAGGAACAATTAAAGCATGGCCATTATTTTTAGCTTCAATAATGTCCATTCGAGTCAGAACGTTTTTCTTAATGTTTTTGGTTTTCATCGGTTGATTGCTTTCTTTCTCCTCATGTAAAAAAGAAAAGGCAATATTTTTCACCGATTGATATAAATCCCCGGCATTCACAAGTTTTATTCCGTAACTTTCTATTGTTTGAAGATGTTTGTTCATATTTTCTAAATATGCACTTGGTATACGATGAAAACCGAGTTGCTTTCTCATTGGTGTTTGTAAATCACACGCATCTTTTGCTGCTACAATCGGTATTCCTTTCATAATGGCATGAGCGACAAGATTTGTCGCCATGCTATCCGCTATACCGACCGAAATTTTCGCTGCCGTGTTTAACGTCAAAGTTGGAATAATTAAAACATTGATATTTTCATAAAATGGCCTGATGCCATTAACCTCTTTTTCAACAAACAGATTGGATATGCCTAGTTCCTTTTTTATAACATGAGGTGTCAGAACATGCTCCGCACTATTGGATAACAATATATTGAAATCCCAACCATCATCAAGAAGAAGTTTCAATTGTTGGATGGCTTCTTTAAAACCTAAAGCTCCGCCGGTAAACAAAACAGTAGCTTTTTTCGTTTTCTCTTGCAGTTTTTTTAACACTTCTTCCACGATCATGTTTATGATCTCTTCCATATTCAAACGCTATCCACCTCCTTTCAACTAAACAACCCGATGCCTAACGGAGTTACTAAAAGGGGATGAACAGGTTTGATGGTTTCAATGCCGATCTGTTTCAAAAAGACTTTTTCAAATCCAGCAAAACAGCACGCTCCACCAACCAAAAAAATTTTATCGATATCATGGCCTTCTATATGTCTTTTAACGATAGAGGCCATTTTTTCAATAACAGGTACGACGATAGGAAAAACTTCCTTTTGTCTGTTCGGATCTTTTTTTAGCTTTTCTGCTTCTTCAAATGAAATTTTATAGTATCCTGCTAAAACTAAACTCATATGGGTTCCTCCGGTAGGTTCGTCGGCGGTATAAATCACCTCTCCATTTTTTAAAATACTGATCCCAGTTGTCCCTCCGCCAACATCAACAACCGCTCCATCCGTTACGTTCAAAACAGAAGCTGCTGCAGTTGGTTCATCAACAACCCGGACTACTTCCATGCCCGCTGATTCCACAACGTTTGAAATGGCTTTCATATTTCCGCCTACTGTCCCAGGAGGAACCGCAGTCGCAGCATAGGTCAATGTTTCTCCAATTAATTCTTCTACTTGCCTTTTCAGCTCTTTCACAATTCTTACTGCCCCGACATAATCGACGACCAATCCATCTTTGACAACAGATGCTGGATAAAGTGAACCAGCAACCGGATTGCCAAACTCGTCCAAAACCGATAGCACTATATTCGCAGTCCCCAAGTCGACGCCTACTTTTAACTTTCCATGATATTGTCTTGCTTGATGTTCATAAATTAGTTTTGCAAAAGTATTAATATAGTTGTTCACTTCTATCAAATCTGCAGACATCGCGAATCTTTACCTTTCATTTCACTATTTTTCCTATATCTCCGTTTCTCAATCCTGCAGCATTCGCCTCATCTGTATCTAAATGCATTTCTAAAACGTAATTTTTTGAAACTCGAATAAGAACATTTTTAAAAATCGTTTTTCTTTCTTTGCCAACTTCAACATCTACCATGTCCTTATCTTTTAATTGAAATTTCGCTGCAAATTCTGGCGGAACATGTATGTGCCTTAGTGCCGCAATCACACCTTCTTTTAGTTTCACAATGCCTTTTGGGCCTTGAATGATGATTCCTGGTGTGCCCGCAATATTTCCTGATTCTCTTACTGGTACAGAAATCCCTAACTGAAAACTATCTGTAATCGATATTTCCACTTGCGTTTTACTTCTTATCGGCCCTAAAATCCTTACATGTTGGATTTCTCCTTTAGGCCCTTTGAGAGTAACGGTTTCATTTGCAGCAAATTGTCCCGGCTGTTTTAAATCTCTTAATTTCGTCAAGCGGTAGTTTTTGCCGAAAAGACTTTCTAAGTCTTCTTGGGACAAATGAACATGCCGGTTAGAAACGCCGATTGGCACATATGGACCTTCTTCTATTTCCTGTATTCTTTTCATTACTGCTTTGAAAATTTTGTCTTGCAGTTCATTGCTCATTTTAGTGCCTCCATTATTGGAAAACTAGCTTAAATGCTTTTTGGCAACATTTTTTCCACATCTGTATGCGGTCTGGCAATGACATGAGTGGAAATGACTTTTCCAACTTTTTCAGCGGCCGCTGCCCCGGCATCGACAGCCGCTTTCACTGCACCGACATCTCCACGGACCATAACAGTGACTAATCCAGAACCAATCTTCTCATAGCCTATTAACGTCACATTGGCCGCTTTAGTCATTGCGTCCGCTGCTTCTATTGCCCCAACTAATCCTTTTGTTTCAATCATTCCTAATGCATCATTCATTTGCTATCTTTCCTCCTAATCTCTTGATAATGAATACAAGCTGACTTTAAATCACCTTTTTTTCTGGGACATTTTGGATCATGGCAAAGATTGCATACTTCTTTATCATTCGGCTGTTTTTCATTGCCTTGTTCTTCGAAAATTTTCCTGTTTTCTGGAGTGGATGGATGCGTTTTTTGATCCAATTCTTTTGGCTCTTCCAGCAAAGAAGGCTTTTCTTTCCGCAAATGTGTCTCAGGCTGCTCATGTTTCACTTCATCTTTTTCTTTTAATTCCGCTATTTCTCGCATGGCCTCGTCTGAGTGCGTTTCTTCTCGTTTGTTCGATTCAGAGGCCCCTTCTTCATTCTGATTGGTTTGTAATGGCATCTCTTCCGTTTTTTCTTTTTTTCCATCGTTAATAGGGCCGACTGTTTCTTTGGAATGAATGATTTTCTCTAACTCATCATGTGGTCTGGCAATGATATGTTTACTGTATACATTGCCAACTCGTTTTGCCGCCTCCCATGCTGCTTCCACCGCTGCTCTGACAGCCGCTACATCGCCTTCCAATTTTATCGTTACCATTCCGCTTCCTTTTGTTAATTCATATCCTAGCAAAGAAACGTTGGCCGATTTCACTGCTACATCCGCTGCCTCTATTGCCGAAACCATTCCATACGTTTCAATGATCCCAATTGCGTTAATCCCCAAAAATCTTCACCTCCTTGTTACGTAATTTCTTCAAGACGCTGAAGAACTTTTTTGACAATGCGGGCAATTTCTTCTGCGGAAATGGTGCTATTCGCTTTATCTTCGCCGGTTTCTTGAAACGTTTTAAAAGGTATTCCTTTAACCAGCCTCGCAGCATTGGATCCTAAAATACGTTGTTTATTTTTTTCATTTTGTTTGATCTGAAAAAGCGGCTGATCTTTTCGCAGCTTTGCATAATGAAGAACAATTTGGTTATCTGCACCAACTCCTATTCCAACCCCTAAAATAGAATCTGTGGCGGCTTGATGGCCAAGTTCCAAGGAATTATTTCCCTCTTTTTTTTTCAAAACAGAGGGAACGCCTTCTTCTTCCATTCCATAAAGTAAAGGGCGGAAGGAAGAATCATTTAGCAGCGGGCTATAATAAACATGGATTGCTGGTCGGGCCGATCCATTGTCTATTGTCATGGCGTCCCTCTCCCTTCCCCAAGAGCCAAGATTAATCCGGTTGCTACGGCATTGCGCGGCCCTTCTGTTCCTCTTATATTCCCTCTTCCAGCAACTACACCATATTGCGATAATGCATCTGTTACTAATTGAGGGATCTCAAAGTCTAATGCCGATCCTCCAACTAAGACAACAAATTCGATATCTCGTATATTTCCAGTAGGGGATACTAAACTTAACGCTCTGATTGCATTGGTAACAAAAACCTTTTCTTTTGCCTTGCGCCGGACATGTCTTATTTTTTCAAGAGAATGCTGGCCTGGAACAGGGATCATTTCCCCGTCTTTCAAGATAACAACTCTAGCAAATACATGTGGTTCTAACGGTTGTTCAAAAAATTGCACTGTACCATCTTCATGACGGATATGGTATAGGCTTTCTACTTTTGCTAAAGGATATTTTTTAATATCTTCAGCTAAACCGGTATCATCAAACCCTAATTCCGAATTAATTAGCAATGTTACCATATCGCCTGCTCCAGCAAGATGAACAGATGTGATTTTCCCATCTCTAGTCATAATCGAGGCATCTGTGGAACCAGCCCCCATATCAAGTATGGCTATTGGCATATTTGTTCCCGGAGTGGAAAGCGCCCCGCGAACGGCCATATCTGCTTCAACTCCCCCAACCTCAACTTGGACATTTACTTGCGATTGAAGTTCATCCGCTATCAATTTCATTTGTAATTTGTCAGCTTCTACCATAGCTGCAATGCCAACTGCATTTTCCATGGAAAATTCTTCGGCCAGCCCGCCTTTTACTTTTTGCGGGATAAACGTATCGACAGCTAACAAGTCTTGTATTCTTATTTTATTTGGCGGCTGGTTCGTCAGCTCTGACATGACTTGCCTTACTCTTTCCAACATGCCTCCTACGTTTGTTCCAGGCTCCCCTTTTATATCTTCAATCGGTGCAGAAGCAGTGACCATCGCCATAATTTTTTCTGCGCCTTCGTCAACATCAACTGCTGCTTTTTTCTTGCCAAATATATAAATTTTTCCCGCAGGGATGGTTCTAGCCCGCACATCTCCTTTTGGAGTTTTGATGACTACGGCCGATCGGTTCCCTATTAGGGCACGCGCTATCGGAACAATCATCTTCGTTTCATCCGCGCTTAATTCAAAAACAGTCGCAATCCCGTACGGATTGGATAAAACCTCTACGACGCCGCCTGGCGGTGCCACTTCCACAGCGGCTTTCATACCTACTGGCACTTTTTCTAATAAGCTGACTTCATCAACAATCGGGATTTTCTTTTTTATCCTATTATTAATTAATACTCCGTCATCTTTTTGCACAATCGCTCCATTCACTTTCATTCCTTTATCCAACGCTTCATTTATTATTTCTGCCGCAGTTTCAAAATGATATTCCTTTCCGATTAATACGATATAGTCATCAGTGGTACTGGCATTTTTTAAGTCTGATATATTTATAGTTTTTCCTATGCCTAAGCCCATTCCCCCTGGAGTGGAAGGATTGTGGCCAATCATCGTTGATTCAGTAATGATCGTCTCTGTGATGGTTTCCATTGCCACATCCCCAATCACAGGAGCCGCTTCATTTAATCGAATAAGATCTAAATCTTCTATTTTACGATTAATTTTGTTGAGAGCTTGTTGAATGGCAGCCAGGGCACCATGGATATTTTGACGGGTTCCTTTAATTCCTGTTGTATTTACAAGACCACTTGATAAAAAAGTAATAGTATTGTCATCGCTTACTTGCGCAATCGCCACTTCTGTCGTGGCATTGCCTATATCCACTCCCGCAACTAATTTCATCTAATAAACCTCCACGCAAGGTTATTCGCTGTCTTTTCTCAGTCTGTCTCTTAATTCATAGACTTCTGCAGCTTCCCGGACTAATTTAGCGTTCATTTTTGCATGATATTGATGCTCAAGTTCATCAGCGATCGCTAGCAACTCATCTTTCGTGGAGCGATATGGCCGAAGCGCATTATAAATTTCGAGAATCCGTTTATCAGGAATTGCTATAAGTTCTGCTGCTCTTCTAAGGTTTGCTGCAAATTGTTTTCGCCCCATTGAATCTGCTATTTGTGCTTGCAGCTCAAGAGTTTCCGGTGAAATACGTATATCTTCCGGCTTAACGTCTCCGTCTATAACCCCTTTTAAGTTAATCTCATCCAATGATTTACCTGTAGGGGTTTTTATTAATTCCGGCCATTTTTCAGCCAATGGGTAGTCATGTTTTACATCCACTTTTACCCATTGATTTTTCTCATTTTTTTCCGTGTTAACTTCCGCACCATTCATAGAGGCCATTATTTCTTTCACAATTTGTTCGATTAATGCTTGATTCAACTTTCGTCACCTCCGGTTAATAAAACTTTACTTCTAATTCAACTGCTTTCTTATTGCGGTCAACATGTTCTGTTTCTTTTATATGAAGAAGCGCGGCAATCGCTTGATATTTTGGCCGGGCCATTTGATCATTCCGGGTAGGGACAGGGTTTGGCGATTCCCCTTTTGCATATTTCGCAGCATTTTTGCCAATTGCGCGATAAGTTTCTAAGTCTAGCAATGGTGCTTGGGGAAATAATTCAAGATTATTTAACGGCTGCAAATCTTTTTGGTGAATAACCGTCGTTCCTTTGGACTGAATGCCTATCCCGATACCTGAGCCGCTTAATTTAGCGGCATGGTGAGCAATAAACCCAACATCTGAAGTATGATAAACTTTAATCACCCGTGCAGCAAGCCCCTCTTCTTCAATACCGGCAATCACTTCCTTTAATAAATCCGCATGTGGAACACCGACGATGGTTTTGGTTTGGTATTTGCCAAATGCCGGCCCTAATCCAATAACGACTTCATCTTTTCTTGTGCCGACTTCCGCCGTTCCTTTTTCCACAAGTTCTAATCCATTGCCGTTTTTTGCTGGCGGTTTGGGATGACCGTTTTCATTAACATCTACTTCTACTTCTTTTTCTTCAAATTGAAAACTTTTTAAAACTTCTTCCACTACATCACGAATGATCTGTTCGTTAATGATCATCTTCCACACCCCTTTCAACGATTAATGAATATCTTCTGGCCTGATAGCATTAGGAATGTTTTTGATTTCTTCCCATCTTTCCTCACTCATTCGATATCCTGTTCCCGGTCCCATATAATCGTTCAAATCATTTACGGCACTAATCACTTTAAAATCTTTCGTAATAATGGCAGACGTATGCAAGTAGTCACCAGATATACGTTGTTTCAACATATTTAACACATTTTGGGCAATATCATCAAAACCATGTTTGCTTAAGGCTTTAACAACATCAAGACCAGTAACTCCGCGTTTCATCATCTCTTCTGCAGCTCTTATATCTTCCACTACATTCCGTTCCGGCATATCTTTGCTTCCATGCGCATAAGTGGCTGCTTCGACTTCTTCATCTGTGATGGCAGGAAGTCCTAATTCTTCAAACACAGCCTGAATTGCTTTCGCCGCTTTATTTCTTACCGCAATGACTTCCTCTTCTGTAACAGGGCGCAACCCGCCATCCACTTTTAAATCGCGCTGCAATACGTTGTAATCATCAAAATCTTCTGCGTCGAAGTTAGATCCAGCAAACATATTGTCATAGTTAGGAGTCGAGCTGTATCCAGAAAAGATAAAGTCTGTGCCAGGAAGCATTTGCATAAGAGTGCGAGCTGTTCTTCTAATATCGGAATGTGAAAATGTTTGGTCATTTCCAGACGCAACTTCCAGATCCAACATTGCTGCTATTAAATTTTCGGCAAGCACAGCACGAATTCCAGACGGAACGCTTCCAGGAATACCGATGCAGCTGATCGATCCGTTTTGCAAACCTTGTACACCGGCACCTTTGGCAATAAAAATGCATCGTGCTTCGAGATATAACATGGATTTGCCTTCTGCATACCCCATTTGTACTTCCGATCCAGTACCTGATGTAAACCGCATTTTTAATCCGCGAGAAGCATAAGCGGATGCCAGGAATGCTTTAGAATATGGAGTATCGTCACCATCGACAAATACAGGCTCTGTTCCATATACAGAAATGGTTTCAGCATAGCAGCTAAGCCCTCGCAAACCTAGCTCTAATTCGGTTGCCTCTTCCAGTGAACATTGCGTTAAGACACCGCCACGGCCTGTTTGTGAGCCAACTAAAAGGGATAAAGCGTTCAATGGATAGTAACGGACAATGCCAACGGTCGTTTCCATTTCATCGAATCCGCGTAGTGCCGCCTCTGCTGCATCTGCTGCAATTTGAACAGGATTATCTTTAACGTTAGTGACGTGGCATTGGATAGACGGCGTTTTTCTTGCTCTCATCTTTTGCAGTGCCATCATCATCTCAACCACATTCATGTAACCGACAACCTCGCAAATCTTTGCGGGAGTCATTGCGGTAGTAAGAGGGATAATTTTCTCACGTGGCACGTTAATATCAACTAGCATTCTTGCCAGCTCTAATGAGTCCATTGCCATGACTTCTTCTGCCTTGTCCAGATTGATCCCGTAATCCGCAATGAAATAATCAATAAAATCAAATTGGTCACGTGTTTTTCCGTCCAATTCAACAACAACGCCATTTTCGATTTTTATACTTGGCTTAGGATCATTTGGACCGTTCATCGCGATTAAACCAACTTCCGGCCATTCCGCTACGAACCCATCCTGATTAACCGGCCGTTTCGCTAATACTTGAAATCGCTTGGATCTCATAACATTCCCTCCCAAAGATTAAATATATGGAATGGTCTCTGAGACAGGCACGCTTCCCAAAGTTCCTAATAACTTAATGCCAACTTCTCTTGCTGCAATAAGAGCTTGCCGGACTGCTCCTGAATCACCAGTGAAAGTTAAAATCACTTCATTAGTAAAACTTGTGCCTTGATTAGGAGAACTATAGCTTAATACCTCGACATTCGCTGCTTTTACAGCCGTATCCGCAAGAACAACACCTATGGCTGCCGGGGCACCAACGACTAATCCAAATGATTTGCCAACTGGCGCATTAAATGCTTTTTCACATGCATAACTTGCCCGAGCCGTATATTGAAACTCGATATGCCCTGCTTCGTTTCCATACACATCTCCAAAAGTACGTTCCAATTCTTTCAAGGCTACTTCCACTGCCCGGCGAGCATCTGCTACATCTTCAGCGCCAAAAATAATTAAGCTTCCGTGGCCAGCCCCGCCTTTCGTGTCACGTGCAAGTTCAATGGCTAAAATTTCTGTATTGGTTGCTTTCACAGCTTCATCAGCAGCTAAAATTTGCGGCCCAGCCCCAATACGTCCGCCGATAATTCCTATTGAACGATACTTTTTGTCAAGATTCATCGCCTCATGGACACTAGAATCTACATTGGCAATAACTAAACCGATCGTATCTCCTCGGCCTGTGCCAACAAACTCTGTTAAACCACAGATATTTTTTTCTTTTGATTTATTCTCTTCCGCATTGGAAGCATTCATTTTTCTCATCACTTCCTGCGTGATTTTATCAATGATTTGCTCCTTCATGCCTAACACCTCCATTGCTTCATTCTTGAACTAGTTTAGGAAGAATTCCTTCCACTTCTGTGTGCGGTCTTGGAATGACATGGATGGATATGACTTGCCCCACTTTTTCCGCAGCTGCTGCACCAGCATCCGTTGCTGCTTTTACAGCGCCAACATCGCCGCGGACCATCACCGTGACAAGCCCGGAACCAATTTTCTGGTAACCGATAAGTGTCACATTTGCCGCTTTCACCATTGCATCTGCCGCTTCAATAGCTGCAACTAACCCTTTTGTCTCCACCATACCTAATGCTTCTCGAACCATACGTGGACCTCCCTCTACTAAAATTTTTCTTTGCGTTTCCCCATGGATTTTTTGAATTCCAAGAGAATGTAACCCCTTTCAACTATATATTTATCTTAATTTGCATAAATTTTCGTGATATTTTATTGGCGTATAAGAGTAAACAATTGTGGAGTTTCGATATCAGTCTTTTATCATTTTTTATTTTTATCCTTAAATTTTTGCGTTGATAATTTTAAAAAAGATAAATTTTTGTCATCTTATAGTAAAATATTGTCCATATGAATCTTTCCCGCCTGCATTCCATGCGGTTTGACGGGTGGTTTGGTTATAGAACGTATGTTTGTTTCAAGAAATAAAAAACTCCCGATTCATCTCCCTCCTTCACTCCGTTGAGTGGAAAGAGATGAATCGGGAAAAATGTTCAAAAAACCACCTTGTTCACCGAGCATTTATATAAGCCAATTTCCATTGAGAACGCTATTATGCTTTTTTTTAGAAAGTCCCTTTTTGCTTCTTTTTCTGTATTCCGATGGGGTGATGCCCACCACTTTTTTAAAGACTTTACTAAAGTAATTAGGTTCTTGATAATTCAATTCTAAAGCAATATGGATGACTGGTAAATCTGTATTTTCTAGAAGCTCTTTAGCTTTTTGCATTTTCTTTTCTGTTACATAACTAACAAAATTCATCTTTAATTCTTTTTTAAACAGCTTACTAAGATAAAAAGGACTTATGTGAACATGTTCTGCCACTTCCTCGAGTGTGATCCCGTTTTGATAATTTTCTTCTATATAATTTAATGCTGATTGAATCACTTTTCCGTCTTGAATTGAATTTTTAGCAGTAATCCCATCTAACATACTATCAAATTTATCGTTTTCTTTCTCGTTGAATGTCATATAACGCCGGATGAGCGCAATAACATCTTCTTGATGGGAAGGTTTCATAAGAATTTCATCGGCTCCCATTTCTAGTGCGCGTTGCAGAATTTCAGAACCAAATAAATCATACCCAGATAATAAAATAATCGAATTTTTATGATAAATGCCTTTCATAAACTCAATTAAATCAAAAACATCTGTCCCCGGAATATTAATATCCAGAAAGGTTATATCCGGTTGTGTTTTGCAAAATAATTCCATCGCCTTTTTTCCAGAAGACGCCTCTCCGATGACCACTGTCTCTTTCATTTTTTTTAAAATTACTTTAAAAGCTTCCCGGACAAGATATTCATCATCAACTAGTAATATTTTTAACACAACTGGACCCTCCCCCCTCGCTAGTTTTTCGGAATTCTCATCCTTACCGTTATGCCGCCCTGTGAATTTTGCGATATGGATAATTTATATTCATCGCCATACAGTGATATTAAAACGGAATTGACATAATTTAATCCCATTCCCTTTAACCATTTTCCACCATTATTTTTACTATTATCTTCAAAAATGCGATCCATTTTTTCCTTTGCCATTCCAACACCATCATCTGAAACGACAAATACATAATCTCGGCTTAGTGAATAGCCTTTCACACTTATATTGCCATTTCCGTCTTTTGGTTCAATGCCATGAATAACCGCATTATCAATGATTGCTTGCAAAAGAAAAGGGGGAATTGTTATGGATTCAAACTCTTTGGGGATGTCGATCATTACTCGTAATCGATCATTGAATCTTAGCTTTTGAAGCAGCAAATACTTCTCAATAAACGCTAATTCCTCTTTTAACTGGACAAGATTTTGATTGTTGGTGATGATATATTTTAACATTTCAAATAAAGTTAATATCGCCTCTTGTGTTTTTGGCGCCTCCTCAATGATCGATAAACACGTTAAAGTATTCATTGTATTAAATAAAAAGTAGGGATTTAGAAGGAGATGGAGCGATTGAATTTGTTTATTCAACAGCGCTTTTTCTAATTCGGCACTAACTTTCATCTGATTAATTAATTGCTGATTTTTCTTATGTAATTCTTCATGAACATATTTCATAATTTCTCTTTCAAATATATGATTGATTACATAAAACATCATTTCTGCAGCAGCGGTGATTTTTTCATAGGATATAATAGGGATTTTCTCATACTCTTTTATTAATTCATGGTTTTCTTTCCAATCCGGCGACTCTTTCACAATATAATCCAGCTTTTCATTATCTTTTTCATCCATCCTCGCCTGCCCAACGAGCATAGAACCTAAATATTGCCCTTGTACAATAATAGGCACGGCAAAATCAACCAACCCGCAATGACAATGATACACATAAAAATGACCAATTCTCGCTGCTTCTAATCCGCCAAAGGCATCACATTTAAAACATTGTGCCATAAGGTTAGGGTCTTTCCGAACAATATTACAAAATTTAGAAAAAT
Protein-coding regions in this window:
- the pduB gene encoding propanediol utilization microcompartment protein PduB, encoding MNASNAEENKSKEKNICGLTEFVGTGRGDTIGLVIANVDSSVHEAMNLDKKYRSIGIIGGRIGAGPQILAADEAVKATNTEILAIELARDTKGGAGHGSLIIFGAEDVADARRAVEVALKELERTFGDVYGNEAGHIEFQYTARASYACEKAFNAPVGKSFGLVVGAPAAIGVVLADTAVKAANVEVLSYSSPNQGTSFTNEVILTFTGDSGAVRQALIAAREVGIKLLGTLGSVPVSETIPYI
- a CDS encoding helix-turn-helix domain-containing protein, with product MLKILLVDDEYLVREAFKVILKKMKETVVIGEASSGKKAMELFCKTQPDITFLDINIPGTDVFDLIEFMKGIYHKNSIILLSGYDLFGSEILQRALEMGADEILMKPSHQEDVIALIRRYMTFNEKENDKFDSMLDGITAKNSIQDGKVIQSALNYIEENYQNGITLEEVAEHVHISPFYLSKLFKKELKMNFVSYVTEKKMQKAKELLENTDLPVIHIALELNYQEPNYFSKVFKKVVGITPSEYRKRSKKGLSKKKHNSVLNGNWLI
- a CDS encoding PocR ligand-binding domain-containing protein gives rise to the protein MKLEEIIDIEFLQKVQDAFAKATGLAAITVDYRGNPITKYSNFSKFCNIVRKDPNLMAQCFKCDAFGGLEAARIGHFYVYHCHCGLVDFAVPIIVQGQYLGSMLVGQARMDEKDNEKLDYIVKESPDWKENHELIKEYEKIPIISYEKITAAAEMMFYVINHIFEREIMKYVHEELHKKNQQLINQMKVSAELEKALLNKQIQSLHLLLNPYFLFNTMNTLTCLSIIEEAPKTQEAILTLFEMLKYIITNNQNLVQLKEELAFIEKYLLLQKLRFNDRLRVMIDIPKEFESITIPPFLLQAIIDNAVIHGIEPKDGNGNISVKGYSLSRDYVFVVSDDGVGMAKEKMDRIFEDNSKNNGGKWLKGMGLNYVNSVLISLYGDEYKLSISQNSQGGITVRMRIPKN
- a CDS encoding BMC domain-containing protein; amino-acid sequence: MVREALGMVETKGLVAAIEAADAMVKAANVTLIGYQKIGSGLVTVMVRGDVGAVKAATDAGAAAAEKVGQVISIHVIPRPHTEVEGILPKLVQE